The Psychrobacter arenosus region GCGGAAACCAAAGCCTAGAGCATCTGAGGTATCAGGTTCAAAGAAGAGTGCTGAATCATTAATCTGCAAACGCTGTAAAGCCTCACGGAATTTTTCAAAATCGCTTGAGTCTACTGGGAACATACCCGCGTAAACCTGAGGGGTAATCTTTTTGAAGCCTGGGATACGGTCAACATCCGGAGTTTTCGCGTGGGTAATAGTATCCCCGACTGGCGCGCCCATAATGTCTTTAATGCCCGCAATGATAAAGCCTACTTCACCGGCTTCCAAACTGCCTGTCTCTAAAGGCTTGGGCGTGAACACCCCAATAGAACTCACCAAATGCGGCTCTTTGGTAGATTTAATAAAAATCTTATCGCCTTTTTTCACGCTACCTTGACGAACACGAACTAAGGACACCACGCCTAGATAGTTATCAAACCAAGAGTCAATAATTAACGCTTGTAAAGGCGCGTCTCGATCGCCCGTAGGGGCTGGAATGACCGCTACTAAAGTTTTGAGTAACTCCTCTACACCCAGACCTGACTTAGCCGAAACGCGTGGCGCATCCGCTGCTTCAATACCAATAATATCTTCAATTTCTTGAATAACCCGTTCAGGCTCTACTTGTGGCAAATCTATTTTATTGAGTACCGGCAACACTTCTAAACCTTGCTCAACGGCGGTATAACAGTTGGCTACCGACTGCGCTTCAACGCCTTGCGCCGCATCAACGACTAATAACGCTCCTTCACAAGCCGCTAAAGAGCGCGACACTTCATAAGAGAAGTCGACGTGGCCTGGCGTATCAATAAAGTTTAGCTGATAACGCTCGCCATTAGGATGATCATAATAAAGCGTAACAGACTGCGCCTTAATAGTGATACCACGCTCACGCTCGATGTCCATAGAATCTAGAACTTGAGCTTGCATCTCACGGTCTTGTAGCGCACCACACATTTGAATAAATCGATCGGCAAGCGTCGATTTACCATGGTCAATATGGGCAATGATTGAGAAATTACGAATATTTGCTAATGCGGTCACGAATGCGCCTATTAATGTTGGATCGGTTTATTTTGGATCAGGTGAAGACGGGCTTAGCTGAAGAATAAATTTCCATCAATTGGAAATAGAATCCAGCGAAAGCAATGTCAATTTAAAACAATGTTTGGTGTACTAAAGACCTTGATAACCGCTCAGTAACCATCACAATTCAGGACAAGCTGGCATTAAAAATCCTTAGGCAACGGTTTATTTTAACAGCTTTAAGGGTAAAGTAATATCCAAATCCCGTTTATGGTTTTAGCGAGCCTTGTTCCTCTAAACTAGGACTAGACGGGGCATTAGTATGCAAGTATTTATACATCCAAGGCGATTTACCATAAAACGCCCCATTCAACTGCGTCTGCTCAATCAAAAACTCTCTAAAGCGCAAGTAAAATTCATTTTCAGGGCGCTGAGGCGTTTGCCAAAATTTATCTAGCGGCTGCGAATCCGTAAGCTGCTCAGTATCATATATGGCTCGGCCCATAATCTTAGTGGGTTTTTGGTGATAAATAGATTGCAGCCCAGTTGTACTGTTAATTGTCACCATGCCTTTACTGTGCTTCATCAATGTGGGCAGGTGCATATCACAGCCGTAAAACACTCTAGCCGCTACCTTATAGCGGGCAGCAATATTGCTCACTACAGCTCGATAATCACGATGACCGCGGTCTAACGGATGATGCTTGAATACTAAAAGTTGCTCTTGCGGCGCATGGCTAGCAAAGCTATTAATCACTTCGTCGATAAACTGCACAATATCTAAATAAGGACTGTGATGGGTGATCTGTGAGTCATTATGTACTTGTAGACTGACTAAGAAATATCGTCCATCTGCCTTATTGACCAAGTCTCTTTGCAGCTTTTTATCTGGATAATAGCCGAGAAGTTTGCGCCAAGGCGCCTTTAACCAAGCCATCGCCTCTTGCCATGCGGTCATACCGCGATAATGATGATAGTGCGGAAAACGATGCTTAAAAGCCCGAGTAATCACATAATAGACGATAGCAGCCACACATAAGCGATAAAAGCGATTGTGCGTGTAAAGCGGTTTATCATTGGCTTTTTTTAACGCCTTGATATCTTCTGTATTTAAGCGTGAATAACCATTGATGCCATGCTCTTGCAAAGTAATATAGTCAGGGCGTAAGTAGCCTTCTTCAAAGACGAAAAAGGACACCCCTAATTTTTCGCAGAGTTTGGCCGCTTGCAGATGATGCGGGCGACAATCGCCGAAGCAGACTACCGCATCGATTTGCTGCTCAGCGATAAACTGTGTCAACCAAGGAGCAAAAGCTATTAAAGTACCGGTATAGTTGTGAACCTGCTCGTGCTTATAAAAAAATGCATCACCAGCATTAAAATTTATTTTACTCACGCTGATATTTTGCGACTGTAAAAAACTCGCAAATCGATTAAAGAATGACCCCATCTTGCCTTGTAATAACACCACATGTTGGTGAGTTAGCAAGTGTTGCATTGATGCTGCCATAGACTAAAAATACCTGATTTGCTCGCACAGAAGTACGATGAGAATAAAAAAATTTAGAAACTAATAAATAATTGAGAAGATAAAGGATTAATTATACTTAATAAAACGGCCTATCTTCACAATTTACTAATAATACGCTTTGGGTCTGTATTAAAGCGTGTTATTTTTTATGACGTGCTAACCATTTTTGCCGCTGTTGCATAAACCTAGTTTTTAACTGCTGTTGGGCTTTAGCGGTTAGCTTACTGTCCTCTGAACGCTTGGTAGCAGGGTATAAATAATCAATAACTTGTTCTGGTTGCGCGAGCCCATAACCGTTCGGCAGACGATATAGCGGATAATCAATCAAGGTGCAATGAATAAGCTGTTCTAGAGTCAATGCAGCGGAGCGCTGGCGGCGCTGTAAGTAGCTATGTTTGGGCTCAGTATGCGCATCTACATCTGTCGTTAACCCCCATCCCGCATAAAAAGGCAGACCGTAACAAGTCACCTGCAATCCTCTAAGCAAGGCCTCAAATCCAGTTAATGAACTGATGGTATGCACGGCATCTACTGCGTCTAAACAATCCGGCATAGCCATCTCATGGGCCACGCTATCCACTAGGGTTAAAGTTGATTCGGCAACCTTACCTGAGCGCAAGCCAGCTTCCACATCAGGGTGCGGTTTATAAATTAGATAGGCATCAGGGTTATCTTGACGCACTCGTGCTATCAACGCTGCATTAGTCGTAATCGCCGAGCCGCAATACTTAACGGACAAATCGTCTTCTACTTGCCCAACAATTAATAAGCGGCTTTTACCACAAGCCTTTACCTGACTAATACCACTAGTTTTATTGGCTTGCCCAACATTATATTTACTGACCCGCTGCTCTAATAACTTTTGCCATAATCTTTGTACCCGATCTTGCTGCTCAACCGTTAAATCGGCTTTAGTGACCATTATCTGTTCAAGATCAGAAGGCTGAGTAGCATCGTAATAGATACCTTGCGTATCAATGACTACCGACAAGGGTGCTAGCAATGTGGCGCCCAGACCATTGGAACGGATAAAACCATCTTCCATACAATAAATTGCTGGTGCGACCACTCCTTTTTTCTGCAATTTAGCTTGCAGCTCATGGCGTTTTGCTAAGCCCCAGACTAAGGCAGGGCTACTCAAATCCATGCGAAAATGGTCAGGATGCAGTAGATTTTTCAATCTAGGCTTAGGTTTTATAAACAGTTGTGTCTTAGGGAAATCTACAAACGCTTTGACAAAAGGCAGTTTCCAACGGCTAAATTCGTATACCGTTAACGGGGTTGCCAATTGCGCTTGCCAATGACGGTTGCAAATTAACCAGTTTATAGCAGTATCTAAATCGCAAGCTTGCTTCGTTGCAGGATCGACATAGCGGCTATAACCAATATAAGCGGCGTAAAATAGCTGCTCAATTGACATAA contains the following coding sequences:
- a CDS encoding capsule biosynthesis protein, yielding MAASMQHLLTHQHVVLLQGKMGSFFNRFASFLQSQNISVSKINFNAGDAFFYKHEQVHNYTGTLIAFAPWLTQFIAEQQIDAVVCFGDCRPHHLQAAKLCEKLGVSFFVFEEGYLRPDYITLQEHGINGYSRLNTEDIKALKKANDKPLYTHNRFYRLCVAAIVYYVITRAFKHRFPHYHHYRGMTAWQEAMAWLKAPWRKLLGYYPDKKLQRDLVNKADGRYFLVSLQVHNDSQITHHSPYLDIVQFIDEVINSFASHAPQEQLLVFKHHPLDRGHRDYRAVVSNIAARYKVAARVFYGCDMHLPTLMKHSKGMVTINSTTGLQSIYHQKPTKIMGRAIYDTEQLTDSQPLDKFWQTPQRPENEFYLRFREFLIEQTQLNGAFYGKSPWMYKYLHTNAPSSPSLEEQGSLKP
- the lepA gene encoding translation elongation factor 4, with the protein product MTALANIRNFSIIAHIDHGKSTLADRFIQMCGALQDREMQAQVLDSMDIERERGITIKAQSVTLYYDHPNGERYQLNFIDTPGHVDFSYEVSRSLAACEGALLVVDAAQGVEAQSVANCYTAVEQGLEVLPVLNKIDLPQVEPERVIQEIEDIIGIEAADAPRVSAKSGLGVEELLKTLVAVIPAPTGDRDAPLQALIIDSWFDNYLGVVSLVRVRQGSVKKGDKIFIKSTKEPHLVSSIGVFTPKPLETGSLEAGEVGFIIAGIKDIMGAPVGDTITHAKTPDVDRIPGFKKITPQVYAGMFPVDSSDFEKFREALQRLQINDSALFFEPDTSDALGFGFRCGFLGMLHMEIIQERLEREYDLNLITTAPSVIYEIVKKNGEIIKVENPSRLPDPGFIDEFREPIARCHILVPQDYLGNVMKLCMDRRGIQVDMRFMGRQVQMVFDIPMGEVVMDFFDRLKSVSRGFASLDYEFERYSTDKLVKVDVLINGEKVDALAMICHQDQSRHRGNALVEKMKELIPRQMFDVAIQAAIGSQIIARSTVKAMRKDVTAKCYGGDVSRKKKLLSKQKEGKKRMKQVGSVEIPQEAFLAVLQVES
- a CDS encoding capsular polysaccharide biosynthesis protein — protein: MSHSPRVNNLAPALNNSDDYNAIDTPTIPESLGVVGQGMLNNNALLAEVLRANIQRWYPWSGLTTTTIPPEAFIGWGHKKSFRRASKKARKLGISALSVEDGFLRSLDSGVASKYGLSVVVDDLSIYFDLSETSRLEQLILTTTLAWSIEQVSTAQTLMSKLCHYELSKYNSTLGCPPLNTLAQTDNKSHVLLIDQVFGDASVKGAGASAQHFKKMLKRACEQHPDAIIWIKAHPAGKQGYLTALKLPNHVRLLTESVNPVALLKQVDHVYTVSSHMGFEALMLGKQVHCFGVNWYSGWGLTDDSDAPKRLLKKVIKRRVTSYQKATGQRNKAAYLTLTSLMSIEQLFYAAYIGYSRYVDPATKQACDLDTAINWLICNRHWQAQLATPLTVYEFSRWKLPFVKAFVDFPKTQLFIKPKPRLKNLLHPDHFRMDLSSPALVWGLAKRHELQAKLQKKGVVAPAIYCMEDGFIRSNGLGATLLAPLSVVIDTQGIYYDATQPSDLEQIMVTKADLTVEQQDRVQRLWQKLLEQRVSKYNVGQANKTSGISQVKACGKSRLLIVGQVEDDLSVKYCGSAITTNAALIARVRQDNPDAYLIYKPHPDVEAGLRSGKVAESTLTLVDSVAHEMAMPDCLDAVDAVHTISSLTGFEALLRGLQVTCYGLPFYAGWGLTTDVDAHTEPKHSYLQRRQRSAALTLEQLIHCTLIDYPLYRLPNGYGLAQPEQVIDYLYPATKRSEDSKLTAKAQQQLKTRFMQQRQKWLARHKK